A single Brassica rapa cultivar Chiifu-401-42 chromosome A04, CAAS_Brap_v3.01, whole genome shotgun sequence DNA region contains:
- the LOC103870604 gene encoding uncharacterized protein LOC103870604, translating to MANEYGIGMGSIMAIVVVAIILLFVPLMMGPVAPPSPPLILVFPLVLLFVFLYLHFTCK from the coding sequence ATGGCGAATGAATATGGAATCGGAATGGGTTCGATTATGGCGATTGTGGTCGTTGCGATAATATTGTTGTTCGTTCCGCTAATGATGGGACCAGTGGCTCCACCATCTCCTCCACTTATCTTGGTGTTTCCTCTTGTCTTACTCTTCGTGTTTCTCTATCTCCATTTTACGTGCAAGTGA
- the LOC103863542 gene encoding peroxisomal membrane protein PMP22, which translates to MSDYAKDAWRKYLIQLQAHPLRTKAITAGVLAGCSDAIAQKIAGVKKIQFRRLFLLMLYGLCYGGPFAHYFHKLMDALFKGKKDNTTVAKKVLLEQLTSSPWNNFLFMSYYGLVVEGRPWKLVKHKVGKDFSTIQLTAWKFWPIVGWINYQYVPLQFRVLFGSFIASCWSIFLNLKARSAVIKNA; encoded by the exons ATGTCTGATTATGCCAAAGACGCATGGCGGAAGTATCTGATTCAGCTCCAAGCTCACCCTTTACGAACCAAG GCGATCACAGCTGGGGTTTTGGCAGGTTGCAGTGATGCCATAGCTCAGAAGATCGCTGGAGTTAAAAAGATTCAGTTCCGTAGATTGTTTCTTCTTATG TTGTATGGGTTATGTTATGGTGGGCCATTTGCTCACTACTTCCACAAATTGATGGATGCTCTTTTCAAAGGCAAGAAGGACAACACAACTGTAGCCAAAAAG GTTTTGCTGGAACAACTTACATCCTCTCCTTGGAACAACTTTCTTTTCATGTCTTACTATGGTTTAGTAGTTGAAG GGAGGCCATGGAAGCTAGTGAAGCATAAAGTTGGGAAAGACTTCTCTACCATACAGTTAACAGCCTGGAAG TTCTGGCCTATTGTGGGATGGATTAATTATCAGTATGTCCCTCTGCAATTCCGCGTCTTGTTCGGCAGCTTCATCGCCTCCTGCTG GAGCATTTTCTTGAACCTGAAAGCGCGATCTGCAGTGATCAAGAACGCATAG